One window of Natronomonas salsuginis genomic DNA carries:
- a CDS encoding cupredoxin domain-containing protein yields MRLSTAALATLSTAGCLSGQASSSLAVTMPDDHTFEPKTVTIETEGTVTWTNESDIQHTVTAYEDEIPAEAVYFASGGFESERAARNRVTEGLIAPGENYEHTFDQPGTYGYCCIPHESSGMVGTVRVR; encoded by the coding sequence TTGCGACTCAGTACTGCCGCCTTGGCGACGCTGAGCACCGCTGGATGTTTGAGCGGGCAGGCATCGTCGAGCCTGGCCGTCACGATGCCCGACGATCACACGTTCGAGCCGAAGACTGTGACGATCGAAACCGAAGGGACAGTGACGTGGACGAACGAGAGCGACATCCAGCACACGGTCACAGCGTACGAAGACGAGATTCCTGCCGAGGCCGTGTACTTCGCAAGTGGTGGCTTCGAGTCAGAGCGTGCTGCGAGGAACCGGGTTACTGAGGGACTCATCGCCCCGGGGGAGAACTACGAGCACACGTTCGATCAACCCGGAACGTACGGGTACTGTTGTATTCCGCATGAGAGTTCTGGAATGGTCGGGACAGTTCGAGTGAGATGA
- a CDS encoding DUF7333 family protein produces the protein MEFDFTRSVVPLAVIVAVATVALTAVMAPSTVFMMVLPSMIAFSVVAYFLGMKHGEFRGSP, from the coding sequence ATGGAATTCGACTTCACACGTTCGGTGGTTCCGCTTGCCGTGATCGTCGCCGTCGCAACGGTCGCGCTAACCGCCGTGATGGCACCCTCGACCGTTTTTATGATGGTTCTCCCCTCGATGATCGCGTTCTCGGTGGTCGCGTACTTCCTCGGGATGAAACACGGCGAATTCCGCGGTAGTCCGTAG
- a CDS encoding cation diffusion facilitator family transporter, with protein MSQHGHAHEETEEYELTTETGSSTRRLALVAVVNFLGFLAELAGGLLFGSVALISDALHMLFDMLAYAMAFGASYTAERFEGGAEWSYGLHRLEPVAAFLNGILLVPMVGYILWESYQRFLDPVEIDPTMTLIIAVGGLLVNLGSVYIVQGGEMSLNERGAFYHLLGDAGGSVAVIISTLAVVTFDLPVADPVAAILIGVLVLVSAGKVLRGSTSILLERSPISPDKLRNELTAVDGVEDVDDIHVWQVCSQLTVATVRLQYEPTSLDQHQAIRSRVHQLLSDHGIDHATVELVGEMERDPETADNTSHNH; from the coding sequence ATGAGTCAACACGGGCATGCTCACGAAGAGACGGAAGAATATGAACTAACAACCGAAACAGGCAGCAGTACGCGCCGACTTGCCCTCGTAGCGGTCGTCAATTTCCTTGGCTTCCTTGCCGAATTGGCTGGTGGGCTCCTCTTCGGTTCGGTCGCTCTCATCAGCGATGCGCTCCACATGCTATTCGACATGCTTGCGTACGCAATGGCGTTCGGCGCGAGCTACACCGCGGAACGATTCGAAGGCGGTGCTGAGTGGTCGTACGGACTCCATCGACTGGAGCCGGTTGCTGCGTTTCTCAACGGGATACTGCTCGTTCCGATGGTCGGGTACATCCTGTGGGAATCGTATCAACGGTTCCTGGACCCGGTTGAGATCGATCCGACAATGACGCTGATCATCGCCGTCGGCGGCTTGCTTGTCAACTTGGGATCGGTCTATATCGTACAAGGGGGCGAGATGAGCCTCAACGAGCGCGGCGCATTCTATCACCTTCTCGGCGATGCCGGTGGATCAGTCGCGGTGATCATTTCGACACTCGCCGTCGTCACGTTCGATTTACCTGTCGCCGACCCGGTGGCTGCCATCCTCATCGGCGTGTTAGTGCTCGTTTCGGCAGGAAAGGTACTCCGCGGAAGCACCTCAATCCTCTTAGAACGGAGCCCTATCTCACCGGATAAACTTCGAAATGAACTGACAGCTGTCGATGGCGTTGAAGACGTCGACGACATACACGTCTGGCAAGTATGTAGTCAGTTGACCGTAGCGACAGTGCGCCTTCAGTATGAGCCCACATCACTAGACCAACATCAGGCGATCCGCTCTCGCGTCCATCAGCTTCTTTCCGACCATGGAATCGATCACGCAACCGTCGAACTAGTGGGTGAGATGGAGAGGGACCCGGAGACTGCCGACAACACGAGTCACAACCACTGA
- a CDS encoding heavy metal translocating P-type ATPase, translated as MTPPDDDSHDKRGEPPNRTHTHEEGSQHSHESTQHTRDVDDTSPPHGQGNVAQLSVPEMDCPSCAGKVENSVEKLDGINSIDPQVTTGTLTVSYDSEQTSATEIADRVEKAGYTIEDVDEITTKFTVPEMDCPSCAGKIEKSLDKAGVTAYKTRPTNGTVVVTYDSSEAGEAEIISAIERAGYEVTDSSSDESEGQNATEERESIWVSPRALKTWISGGFVALGLLLEFFLTGQNGQIASLLGTELFVADGLFLVAVAFGGQEILRNGYYSARNLNLDIDFLMSVAILGALVASLAFGEALYFEAATLAFLFSVAELLERYSMDRARNSLRELMDLSPDEATVKRDSSTETVPVDEVAVGDVVVVKPGEKIPLDGTVVDGESAVNQAPITGESVPVDKAMGDEVYAGTINEEGYLEVEVTSEAGDNTLSRIVEMVEDAQSNKTEREQFVERFSAYYTPVVVAFAILTTVGSPYVLGITWPTAVVYGLTLLVLACPCAFVISTPVSVVSGITSAAKNGVLIKGGNHLEAMGSVDVVAFDKTGTLTKGELTVTDVVPLNENSEEDVLRCARGLEQRSEHPIGEAIVAEAGSMGVDERDIDDFESITGKGVRADLGGTPHFAGKPGLFEELGFDLSHVHATTDGGVVRQTARQICDRNNCLDLLEETVPKLQSEGKTVILVGTEDELEGIVAVADEIRPEAARTIARLRDLGVSRTVMLTGDNERTARAIADQVGVDEYRAELLPDEKVAAVEELIEEHEGVAMVGDGINDAPALATATVGIAMGAAGTDTALETADIALMGDDLAKLPYLYELANDANGVIRQNIWASLGVKAGLALAVPFGYVPIWLAVLAGDAGMTMAVTGNAMRLSRVEPETENN; from the coding sequence ATGACCCCACCTGACGATGATTCCCACGACAAACGTGGCGAACCACCGAATCGAACCCACACGCACGAAGAGGGATCTCAGCATAGTCACGAGTCCACTCAGCATACAAGGGATGTCGATGACACCTCCCCACCACACGGGCAAGGGAATGTTGCACAGCTCTCGGTTCCGGAGATGGACTGTCCCTCGTGTGCAGGAAAAGTTGAGAACAGCGTCGAAAAACTGGACGGGATCAACAGCATCGACCCGCAAGTGACGACGGGAACGTTGACAGTCTCATACGACAGCGAGCAAACCAGCGCTACCGAGATAGCTGATCGGGTCGAAAAGGCGGGATACACCATCGAAGACGTCGACGAGATAACGACGAAATTTACGGTTCCCGAGATGGACTGCCCCTCGTGTGCGGGGAAGATCGAAAAGTCACTCGACAAAGCTGGAGTCACAGCGTATAAAACCCGGCCAACGAACGGAACCGTCGTTGTCACGTACGATTCTTCGGAGGCCGGAGAAGCCGAGATAATCAGTGCTATCGAACGTGCTGGATACGAGGTTACAGACAGTTCGAGCGACGAGTCCGAAGGTCAGAACGCGACCGAGGAACGCGAGAGCATCTGGGTGAGTCCGCGGGCACTCAAGACGTGGATCAGCGGTGGGTTCGTTGCTCTCGGTTTGCTCCTTGAATTCTTCCTCACTGGGCAGAACGGACAGATTGCGAGCCTTCTCGGCACAGAGCTGTTCGTTGCCGACGGACTGTTCCTTGTCGCCGTCGCCTTCGGGGGTCAAGAGATCCTTCGCAACGGCTACTACTCGGCGCGGAATCTGAACCTCGATATCGACTTTTTGATGTCGGTGGCTATCCTCGGGGCGCTGGTCGCGAGCCTCGCCTTCGGTGAAGCGCTTTACTTCGAGGCCGCCACCCTCGCGTTCCTGTTTAGCGTTGCTGAACTGCTGGAGCGGTACTCGATGGATCGCGCCCGGAACTCGCTCCGGGAGTTGATGGACCTCTCGCCGGACGAAGCGACCGTCAAGCGAGACAGTAGTACGGAGACGGTTCCAGTCGACGAGGTCGCTGTCGGTGACGTCGTCGTCGTGAAGCCGGGCGAGAAGATCCCACTCGACGGGACCGTCGTCGACGGTGAAAGCGCAGTCAATCAGGCGCCCATCACGGGCGAAAGCGTGCCCGTCGATAAGGCGATGGGAGACGAGGTGTACGCCGGTACGATCAACGAAGAGGGGTATCTCGAGGTGGAGGTTACCTCCGAGGCCGGCGATAACACGCTCTCGCGTATCGTGGAGATGGTCGAAGACGCTCAGTCAAACAAGACCGAGCGTGAGCAGTTCGTCGAGCGCTTCTCGGCATACTACACGCCGGTCGTCGTTGCCTTCGCCATCCTGACGACAGTGGGGAGCCCGTACGTCCTTGGAATCACGTGGCCCACGGCCGTCGTTTATGGGCTGACGCTCCTCGTACTCGCCTGTCCGTGTGCGTTCGTCATCTCGACGCCCGTCTCCGTGGTGTCGGGGATCACGAGCGCTGCTAAGAACGGGGTCCTGATCAAGGGCGGCAACCACCTCGAAGCGATGGGGAGCGTCGACGTCGTCGCGTTCGACAAGACCGGGACGCTCACGAAAGGGGAGCTCACCGTCACCGACGTCGTTCCACTGAACGAAAATTCCGAAGAAGATGTCCTCCGGTGTGCGCGTGGGCTCGAACAGCGGAGCGAACATCCCATCGGCGAGGCAATCGTCGCTGAAGCCGGCAGTATGGGGGTCGACGAGCGCGATATCGATGACTTCGAAAGCATCACCGGAAAGGGAGTGCGTGCCGATCTCGGCGGCACGCCGCACTTCGCCGGGAAGCCGGGGCTGTTCGAGGAGTTAGGTTTCGATCTCTCACACGTCCATGCGACGACCGACGGGGGTGTCGTCAGGCAGACTGCCCGGCAGATCTGTGACCGGAACAACTGCCTCGATCTGCTCGAAGAGACGGTTCCGAAGCTTCAATCGGAAGGGAAGACGGTCATCCTCGTCGGCACTGAAGACGAACTTGAAGGTATCGTCGCCGTGGCCGACGAGATCCGTCCCGAAGCAGCGCGAACGATCGCTCGACTCAGAGATCTCGGCGTCTCACGGACGGTCATGCTGACCGGCGACAACGAGCGAACTGCTCGCGCGATCGCCGACCAAGTCGGAGTCGACGAGTACCGGGCAGAACTGCTCCCCGACGAGAAAGTGGCTGCCGTCGAGGAGCTCATCGAGGAACACGAGGGCGTCGCGATGGTCGGTGATGGGATCAACGACGCCCCGGCGCTCGCGACGGCAACGGTGGGTATTGCGATGGGCGCGGCCGGGACGGACACCGCGTTGGAGACGGCCGACATCGCGCTGATGGGTGACGACCTCGCAAAGCTCCCGTATCTCTACGAGCTCGCGAACGACGCAAACGGCGTCATCCGGCAGAATATCTGGGCCAGCCTCGGTGTCAAAGCCGGACTTGCTCTCGCGGTTCCGTTCGGGTACGTCCCCATCTGGCTCGCCGTCCTCGCCGGCGACGCGGGGATGACGATGGCCGTGACCGGGAACGCAATGCGACTCTCTCGCGTCGAACCGGAGACAGAGAACAACTGA
- a CDS encoding arsenic resistance protein, giving the protein MDAKEWLRRHQVLVYAVAVALAVVIGVGRPMWATPIEGLINPVLAVLLYVTFLEIPFVRLRRAFTNGRFIGAALGLNFLVVPVVVWGLTRVLPSDRVVLVGVLMVLLTPCIDYVITFTDLADGDAEQLTATTPALMLVQLLLLPVYLWLFVGPEIAAVIEAGPFIEAFVLIIALPLGLAWLTEAGAERSGRVAGWQETLGWFPVPMMGVTLFVVIASQLPRVQNAFDQIVVVVPVYVAFLFVMPLLGRLVSGLFGMDVGERRALVFTSVTRNSLVVLPLGLALPAGYELVPAIIVTQTLVELSGMVVLTRVVPAVLVPAPPADDSQPTIPSGE; this is encoded by the coding sequence ATGGACGCTAAGGAGTGGCTCCGTCGGCACCAAGTCCTCGTGTACGCAGTTGCCGTCGCGCTGGCGGTGGTCATCGGAGTGGGCCGTCCGATGTGGGCCACGCCCATCGAAGGACTCATCAACCCCGTGCTGGCCGTCCTGCTGTACGTCACGTTCCTCGAAATCCCGTTTGTGCGGCTCCGCCGGGCGTTCACGAACGGGCGGTTCATCGGAGCGGCCCTCGGGCTGAACTTCCTCGTTGTGCCGGTCGTGGTGTGGGGACTCACCCGAGTCCTCCCGTCCGACCGAGTCGTCCTCGTCGGTGTCCTGATGGTACTACTGACGCCGTGCATCGACTACGTCATCACTTTCACCGACCTCGCGGACGGCGACGCCGAACAGCTCACCGCGACGACACCGGCGCTGATGCTGGTACAACTGCTCCTGCTCCCGGTGTACCTGTGGCTGTTCGTCGGCCCGGAGATTGCGGCGGTCATCGAGGCAGGCCCGTTCATCGAGGCGTTCGTGCTGATCATCGCGCTGCCGCTGGGGCTGGCGTGGCTCACCGAGGCCGGTGCGGAGCGCTCCGGGCGGGTCGCGGGGTGGCAGGAGACGCTGGGGTGGTTTCCCGTGCCGATGATGGGCGTAACACTGTTCGTCGTCATCGCCTCGCAACTCCCGCGTGTACAGAACGCCTTCGATCAGATTGTAGTGGTCGTGCCGGTCTACGTCGCGTTTCTGTTCGTCATGCCGTTGCTCGGGCGATTGGTGAGCGGCCTGTTCGGGATGGACGTTGGCGAGCGGCGGGCACTGGTGTTCACGTCCGTGACACGGAACTCGCTGGTCGTCTTGCCGCTGGGGCTTGCGCTGCCAGCGGGTTACGAGTTGGTGCCGGCTATCATCGTGACGCAGACGCTGGTCGAGTTGAGCGGGATGGTGGTACTCACGCGAGTCGTGCCGGCGGTACTAGTTCCGGCTCCGCCGGCTGACGACAGCCAGCCCACTATACCGAGTGGTGAGTGA
- a CDS encoding CPBP family intramembrane glutamic endopeptidase, which translates to MGGVGTLLGLLIVSSRVISSLGLESAENQVVTVGQQNPIAFLILIPLSFLLVGPGEELLYRGLVQGTLRETLHPTRAIVLASALFASIHLFSLSGEGKLVYVGIAFVLALVLGATYEYTDNLVVPALIHGAYNAIQFTSAYLTATGGM; encoded by the coding sequence ATCGGGGGGGTAGGTACACTCCTCGGATTACTCATTGTCTCATCACGCGTTATCTCCTCGCTCGGACTGGAATCAGCAGAAAACCAAGTAGTAACAGTTGGTCAGCAAAATCCGATAGCTTTTCTAATTCTCATTCCTCTATCGTTTCTGCTAGTCGGTCCGGGCGAAGAGCTGTTATACCGAGGACTGGTTCAGGGAACGCTCCGAGAAACGTTACATCCAACCCGTGCAATCGTTCTTGCGAGCGCCCTCTTCGCGTCGATCCATCTCTTCTCGTTGAGTGGAGAAGGGAAGCTCGTGTACGTCGGTATCGCATTCGTACTAGCTCTGGTACTCGGTGCGACCTACGAGTACACCGATAACCTCGTTGTTCCGGCTCTGATTCACGGTGCGTACAATGCGATTCAATTCACGAGCGCGTATCTGACGGCAACAGGTGGAATGTAA